In Anaerolineales bacterium, one DNA window encodes the following:
- a CDS encoding cysteine desulfurase family protein, translating to MIYLDYAATTPVHPRVLDAMTPYFSELFGNPSSTHRFGQKAEAVVDEAREKVAAILNCKPDEIVFTSGGSEADNLALRGAAMGRRSASGASWILTAKTEHPAVSKTAIQLEKEYGFLLEWLDVDEFGGVTPESLHRAVCNNTALASVMAANNEIGTINPIQELAEIARKNNILFHTDAVQAVAYLDVNVEKLGVDLLSLGGHKFYGPKGVGALYVRKGTKLVPQLTGGGQEFSLRAGTHNVPYIVGFAEALQLAVDERESRTAHVKPLRDHMIGTVLETIPDVRLTGHPEQRLPNHASFVFRDVDGNLLLQMLDSAGFACSSGSACKTGNPEPSEVITALGYSRDWSLGSLRITLGIDSTPEQIESLLKTLPGLVEKTRKLNPR from the coding sequence ATGATTTACCTTGATTATGCCGCCACCACCCCGGTCCACCCGCGGGTTTTGGATGCGATGACACCATATTTCAGCGAGTTATTTGGGAATCCATCATCCACTCATCGTTTCGGGCAAAAAGCTGAAGCCGTGGTGGATGAAGCCCGTGAGAAAGTCGCTGCTATTTTGAATTGCAAACCGGATGAGATCGTCTTCACATCGGGCGGTTCCGAAGCGGATAATCTTGCTCTGCGCGGCGCGGCGATGGGCAGACGCAGCGCTTCCGGCGCGAGCTGGATCCTGACCGCCAAAACCGAGCACCCGGCCGTGAGCAAGACTGCGATCCAATTGGAGAAAGAATACGGCTTCCTGCTCGAATGGCTGGATGTGGACGAATTTGGCGGGGTGACGCCTGAATCATTGCACAGGGCGGTTTGCAATAACACAGCCCTGGCTTCGGTGATGGCTGCCAATAATGAGATCGGCACGATCAACCCGATTCAAGAACTGGCTGAAATTGCAAGGAAAAATAATATTCTTTTTCATACAGATGCCGTGCAGGCCGTCGCGTATCTGGATGTGAATGTGGAAAAACTCGGCGTGGACCTGCTGTCACTGGGTGGACATAAATTCTACGGACCGAAAGGCGTGGGTGCGTTGTACGTCCGCAAGGGGACGAAACTGGTTCCTCAGCTCACAGGCGGCGGACAGGAATTCAGTCTGCGGGCAGGAACGCATAATGTGCCGTATATCGTCGGCTTTGCGGAAGCCCTGCAACTCGCCGTGGATGAGCGCGAATCCCGCACGGCGCATGTCAAACCCCTGCGGGATCATATGATTGGTACCGTCCTTGAAACGATCCCCGATGTGCGTCTCACGGGTCACCCTGAACAGCGTCTCCCCAATCATGCCTCATTTGTCTTCAGGGATGTGGACGGCAACCTGCTCCTGCAAATGCTTGATTCGGCCGGCTTTGCTTGTTCCTCCGGCTCTGCGTGCAAGACGGGCAACCCCGAACCAAGCGAAGTCATCACCGCGCTCGGCTATTCCCGCGATTGGTCGCTGGGTTCGCTGAGAATTACCCTCGGCATTGACTCGACGCCGGAACAAATCGAATCATTATTGAAAACACTTCCCGGCCTTGTTGAAAAGACGAGAAAATTAAACCCAAGATAA
- a CDS encoding DUF309 domain-containing protein: MNELSCHGDLHPKAIEGMKLFNEGKFFDAHEELETAWRDEIGEIRNLYRGILQIAVTYLLIMRGNYEGAIKVHGRSLKWLTDWPDVCRGIQIKKFRDDAQAVVHELEMLGRKNIGRFNKSLFKQIVWDEKRKWICDRCGSEMHEKNCKISCPNCGNRFDCSDLNIYVD, translated from the coding sequence ATGAATGAATTGAGTTGTCATGGAGATTTGCATCCCAAAGCAATCGAGGGAATGAAATTATTTAACGAGGGAAAATTCTTCGACGCCCACGAGGAGCTGGAAACAGCCTGGAGGGATGAGATCGGAGAAATCCGCAACCTGTATCGAGGAATTTTACAAATTGCAGTGACCTATCTGCTCATCATGCGCGGAAATTATGAAGGTGCCATCAAAGTCCATGGGAGGAGTTTAAAGTGGCTGACAGATTGGCCGGATGTTTGCAGGGGAATTCAGATTAAGAAATTTCGGGATGATGCTCAAGCGGTGGTGCATGAACTGGAAATGCTGGGGAGGAAGAATATCGGCAGGTTTAATAAATCCCTTTTTAAGCAAATCGTATGGGATGAAAAGAGAAAATGGATCTGCGACCGCTGCGGCAGCGAGATGCATGAAAAGAATTGCAAAATCAGCTGTCCCAATTGCGGGAATCGATTTGATTGTTCGGACTTGAATATTTATGTTGATTAA
- a CDS encoding DUF58 domain-containing protein: MSRIALLAALIYLIILAGIGTLNGGMVSLALPLVLYLLASLWRGPEELHLSAERAISAERVAPGDTVTVELKVINHGEALEQVLLHDPLPAFLTVVEGASSRLVNLPAYGSISWAYTLQGKRGSHYFDHITVIAEDRLGLVVKRAALPTRGQLLVLPSVSRVRHIVIQPRQTRVYSGVVPAHQGGTGIEFFGLREYQIGDSPHHINWRVSARQDGVIYSNEYEQERVADVGIVLDGRRKVNEFGGGRSIFEDSVLASVAVASSLLSEGNRVGLFIYGKRNKWTSPGYGKHQRERIMQDLALAETGESRNFNSLIIPRKVFPPNSQIILISPLSGGDVPLLTQLRARGYQLLVISPDPVSFESRGLGDSPSIKLAARIARLQREVLLRELRHVGIYVVNWDVAHPFEQAVRASLSRPTAFLHAIQRGVGNR, encoded by the coding sequence ATGAGCCGCATTGCACTGCTGGCGGCTCTGATCTATCTCATCATCCTGGCCGGCATAGGCACGTTGAACGGGGGGATGGTGTCGCTGGCGCTGCCTTTGGTTTTGTATTTGCTTGCAAGCCTTTGGCGCGGACCGGAGGAACTGCATCTCTCCGCCGAGCGAGCCATCAGCGCGGAAAGAGTCGCGCCCGGTGACACTGTCACAGTTGAATTGAAAGTCATAAATCATGGCGAGGCGTTGGAGCAGGTTTTGCTCCATGATCCGCTGCCCGCTTTCCTCACCGTTGTGGAAGGCGCTTCGAGCCGGCTGGTGAACCTGCCAGCGTATGGAAGCATTTCATGGGCGTATACCTTGCAGGGAAAACGCGGCAGTCACTACTTTGACCACATCACGGTGATCGCTGAAGACCGGTTGGGATTGGTGGTCAAACGCGCGGCTCTTCCCACACGCGGGCAGTTGCTTGTGCTGCCCTCAGTTTCCCGCGTCCGACACATTGTCATACAGCCCCGTCAGACTCGCGTGTACTCAGGCGTGGTACCCGCCCATCAAGGCGGAACGGGAATTGAGTTCTTTGGCTTGCGCGAATATCAAATTGGGGATTCGCCGCATCACATCAACTGGCGCGTTTCCGCGAGACAGGACGGCGTAATCTATTCCAATGAATATGAACAGGAACGCGTTGCGGATGTTGGCATCGTGCTGGACGGCAGGCGCAAGGTCAACGAATTTGGCGGCGGACGTTCGATCTTCGAAGATTCTGTCCTCGCCTCGGTGGCTGTGGCTTCATCCCTGCTTTCTGAGGGAAACCGGGTTGGCTTGTTCATTTACGGCAAGCGCAACAAATGGACATCCCCCGGCTATGGCAAACATCAACGCGAGCGCATTATGCAAGACCTCGCGCTGGCGGAAACAGGCGAATCCCGGAATTTTAATTCCTTGATCATCCCGCGCAAAGTATTTCCGCCCAATTCGCAGATCATTCTCATCAGCCCATTGAGCGGGGGAGATGTCCCCCTGCTGACTCAATTGCGCGCGCGCGGCTATCAGCTCCTGGTCATCAGCCCAGACCCTGTTTCCTTCGAGTCCCGCGGACTTGGCGATAGTCCTTCGATAAAGCTCGCTGCACGCATTGCCAGACTCCAGCGCGAGGTTCTCCTGCGGGAATTGCGCCACGTGGGAATTTATGTTGTCAATTGGGACGTGGCGCATCCATTTGAACAAGCGGTACGCGCTTCATTGAGCCGTCCGACCGCATTTTTACATGCAATTCAGCGGGGAGTGGGAAACAGATGA
- a CDS encoding MoxR family ATPase produces MISKANGVALTSQKVMDEVERAVVGKRSVLELIMSAVLAGGHVLLEDFPGLGKTLIARSFAAVLGLDFKRIQFTPDLLPGDITGGYVLDRAHNRFLLRRGPIFSNIVLADEINRASPKTQSALLEAMQEGQVTLEGESMPLPEPFLVMATQNPIEYEGTFPLPEAQLDRFMLKLSIGYPDVAEEKEILNRRHTRRQEDVELKPVTSAAKLMKLRAMVESVHVDSDLEGYIARLVHETRNDRRVAVGASPRASLAFLKMARAHAALNGRDYILPDDIKRFAAPILSHRIMLLPEYWVARDITAEVIHDVFRKVAVPVVAGA; encoded by the coding sequence ATGATCAGTAAGGCAAATGGTGTTGCGCTGACATCACAAAAGGTGATGGATGAGGTGGAACGCGCGGTCGTGGGCAAGCGCAGTGTGTTGGAGTTGATCATGTCCGCTGTGCTTGCGGGTGGCCATGTGCTCCTGGAGGATTTTCCCGGGCTTGGCAAAACATTGATCGCACGTTCATTTGCGGCTGTGCTGGGACTCGATTTTAAACGCATTCAATTCACCCCGGATCTTTTGCCCGGCGACATCACCGGCGGCTATGTATTGGACCGCGCGCACAATCGTTTTCTCCTTCGGCGGGGACCGATCTTCTCGAATATCGTGCTTGCGGATGAAATCAACCGCGCATCCCCAAAGACCCAATCCGCTTTGCTTGAAGCCATGCAGGAGGGACAGGTTACGCTGGAAGGTGAAAGCATGCCTCTGCCCGAACCATTTCTTGTGATGGCAACCCAAAATCCGATTGAATACGAGGGCACATTCCCTCTGCCCGAAGCGCAATTGGATCGCTTCATGCTTAAACTGTCCATTGGGTATCCTGATGTGGCGGAGGAAAAAGAAATCCTGAATCGCCGTCACACACGCCGTCAGGAGGATGTGGAATTGAAGCCCGTCACCTCGGCTGCAAAGTTAATGAAACTGCGTGCAATGGTTGAATCGGTGCATGTGGATTCTGATCTGGAAGGATATATCGCCCGCCTGGTGCACGAGACTCGCAATGATCGCCGCGTGGCGGTGGGGGCCAGTCCGCGTGCCTCGCTGGCTTTCCTGAAAATGGCCCGCGCCCACGCTGCGTTGAATGGACGGGATTATATTTTGCCCGACGACATCAAACGTTTTGCCGCGCCAATCCTTTCACATCGCATTATGCTTCTGCCTGAATATTGGGTGGCGCGTGACATTACCGCTGAAGTCATACATGATGTGTTTAGAAAGGTCGCTGTGCCGGTGGTTGCTGGAGCATAA
- a CDS encoding DUF4129 domain-containing protein has protein sequence MKSLINGKVWIILLACAALIGLVVLASGLNGVKFDQPNMVGFDNLFRLSSTANPEDVPQFSWFRYFIIGMFIVLFLVMLGPIRPQTSKGLLTLLLRFFAFAFVVMLIMGRMAQNNPALFDGGQSLTTVPDGNVQPQQFIPPHVTPQWEFWITSLIVVTIAAFASVIFNRFIDKWLQPKKGLDEIAEIARSTLNDLSKNQQSRNVIIRSYTRMHAAVHEYRGIIREAAMTPAEFAEQLEKAGLPSAAVQELTRVFEKVRYGGQRVTPEEIKEARNCLTSILKACVAEQ, from the coding sequence ATGAAATCACTTATTAATGGAAAAGTCTGGATCATCCTATTGGCATGTGCCGCCCTGATCGGACTGGTTGTCCTCGCTTCGGGGTTAAATGGAGTGAAATTTGATCAGCCGAACATGGTGGGATTTGACAACCTGTTCAGGCTTTCCAGTACCGCCAATCCAGAGGATGTGCCTCAATTTTCCTGGTTTCGATATTTTATTATCGGCATGTTCATTGTATTGTTTCTGGTCATGCTCGGTCCCATCCGCCCGCAGACCAGCAAGGGATTGCTCACCCTCCTGCTCCGCTTCTTTGCTTTCGCATTTGTGGTGATGTTGATCATGGGCCGCATGGCTCAAAACAACCCCGCCCTGTTTGATGGGGGGCAATCCCTCACGACCGTACCGGACGGAAACGTGCAGCCACAGCAGTTCATTCCACCGCATGTAACCCCGCAGTGGGAGTTTTGGATCACGTCCTTGATCGTCGTTACAATTGCTGCGTTTGCCTCGGTTATATTTAACCGATTCATTGATAAATGGTTGCAGCCAAAAAAGGGGTTGGATGAGATCGCTGAAATTGCCCGTTCCACGTTGAACGATCTTTCAAAAAATCAACAGTCCAGAAATGTCATTATCCGAAGTTATACACGCATGCATGCTGCGGTACATGAATATCGCGGCATTATCCGCGAAGCTGCCATGACGCCTGCTGAATTTGCAGAACAACTCGAAAAGGCGGGCTTGCCCAGTGCAGCGGTTCAGGAGCTGACGCGGGTGTTCGAAAAAGTCCGCTATGGAGGCCAGCGCGTCACTCCCGAAGAGATCAAGGAGGCAAGGAATTGTCTGACCAGCATTCTGAAGGCATGCGTAGCAGAACAGTAA
- the fabL gene encoding enoyl-[acyl-carrier-protein] reductase FabL, translating into MSTQLFSNKTALVTGSGRGIGKSIALHFAAHGADVVINFFRNRAPAEETAREVEKLGRRALLVKADVGDLDDLNRLFDEIEKEFGGLDILVHNAASGYNRPAMEQKPKGWDWTMNINARALLFAAQRAVPLMEKRGGGKIVSISSTGSVRVLPDYIVVGASKAALESLTRYLGVELIAKGINVNAVSPGVVETEALNHFASMGGQENVIHKFVKEVPAGRLITPQEVAEVVAFLCSPSAAMIVGQTLVVDGGYSLPIPK; encoded by the coding sequence ATGTCCACCCAATTGTTCTCAAATAAGACCGCACTCGTCACAGGTTCGGGACGCGGCATCGGCAAATCCATTGCCCTGCATTTCGCAGCACACGGTGCGGATGTGGTGATCAATTTTTTCCGCAACCGCGCGCCGGCCGAGGAAACCGCACGTGAAGTGGAAAAACTCGGCCGCCGCGCATTGCTTGTCAAGGCGGATGTTGGCGACCTCGATGACCTGAACCGTCTGTTTGATGAAATTGAAAAGGAATTCGGCGGGCTGGATATTCTCGTCCACAACGCGGCTTCAGGGTACAACCGTCCCGCAATGGAACAGAAACCCAAAGGCTGGGATTGGACGATGAACATCAACGCCCGCGCCCTGCTGTTCGCCGCGCAGCGGGCCGTCCCGCTCATGGAGAAACGCGGGGGCGGGAAAATTGTCAGCATCTCGAGCACGGGGTCGGTGCGCGTGCTGCCGGATTACATCGTGGTCGGTGCGAGCAAGGCGGCACTGGAGTCATTGACGCGCTATCTGGGCGTGGAGTTGATTGCAAAGGGGATCAATGTCAACGCCGTGTCACCCGGCGTCGTGGAGACCGAGGCGCTGAATCATTTTGCATCCATGGGTGGGCAGGAAAATGTCATCCATAAGTTCGTCAAGGAAGTCCCCGCTGGACGGCTGATCACGCCGCAGGAAGTGGCAGAGGTCGTCGCGTTCCTATGCTCCCCGTCCGCGGCGATGATCGTCGGACAAACGCTTGTGGTGGACGGCGGCTACAGCCTGCCAATCCCGAAATAG
- a CDS encoding GAF domain-containing protein, which translates to MTAATRAEHPESWDWLQLASLGEQLRSENSLSAQRDQIISMTQNLLKGSVDVWLQENIFRLPDWGEGRTFPPQPALDGMKLAIKAGKLLTKNGRAKNAASRSTFAAIPLEDRGITLGVLQITRPRGPAFSNEELILIQGLAQIISVSLFASHRAEVEQFRIRQLNLVREVSTQIANVLNLDELAARVTGLIQKTFNFYYVAIFTLEPNSNALRFRSSAVASRKGRRKASIALEVEVGQGLIGEAVQHGNQIVCDDVQADSRYRFIDSLPETKSEVVIPLKIEDRVLGVLDVQSNQHGAFHPNDLLILHALADNIARAVDGARLYGDLRRRADQLTLVSEVSKSVTSTLDLSQLMRDAASLIHEKFGYPYVSLFTVHPNRRLIVYEAGSGMRSKGLEDFSISLDDAQGIMPWVARNGRTVLANDITKDDRFVPSPLPPKNTQSELCVPLIFNDTVVGLLDIQSDRLNSFTEHDRVMFEAVADTIAAAIRNADLYRSEQWRRQISDSLREVAGLVSSNVGVDEVLETILSELDRNLPIDISAIWLLQDGELCLSAAHGVDAGRLESACIVNPDATYAMAEALMSDLPIIRRADEPIWPSGLTAGYESNYSSIAAPLRVGDRPLGVLTLAHHTSGRYGHEAQAITTTFASYAAVAIENARLYDAAQEQAYASAALLQVAQAVVSLSDLDEILASITRIMPILVGVKRIALYRWDSERMSFTASQEYGFSEDEEALMTEREFRAGVFPLLDFVSEQNLLITHPLKPNAAPKSWLKIKPQVQLDAEIVNADRLLMAVPLSIKNDLFGVMLIEETENGRRFRSRRIEIINGIAQQAALAIQNDLLQQEMVVRERLETEVQLARQIQQTFIPETLPTHPKWEIAARWRTARQVGGDFYDVIELPNRRFGIFIADVADKGMPAALFMALTRTLVRAAVLEMDSPAEVVRRVNDLLLPDTQQGMFVTVVYGELDLEQGTFTFVNAGHNPPFWVKSNGEIEKLTRTAVALGVMEQPYIKERTISLVQGETLLLYTDGLTEAFSAEGEMFGDERVMDALKSSQTGSMEDIIRSVEEHLNKFIDVVPLGDDLTMLAVRML; encoded by the coding sequence ATGACCGCAGCAACACGAGCAGAACATCCGGAATCCTGGGATTGGCTTCAACTGGCCAGCCTTGGGGAACAGCTGCGCAGTGAAAATTCGCTCAGTGCACAGCGCGACCAAATCATATCCATGACACAGAACCTGCTCAAGGGATCTGTGGATGTTTGGCTGCAGGAGAATATTTTCCGCCTGCCGGATTGGGGTGAGGGCCGTACCTTTCCTCCCCAGCCTGCGCTTGATGGAATGAAACTTGCCATCAAGGCTGGAAAACTCCTCACAAAAAACGGCAGGGCAAAAAATGCCGCATCACGCTCGACTTTTGCCGCCATCCCGCTTGAGGATCGGGGGATTACCCTCGGTGTTCTCCAGATCACCCGCCCCAGGGGACCTGCCTTTTCCAACGAAGAACTGATTCTTATTCAAGGCCTCGCCCAGATCATTTCCGTCAGTTTGTTCGCATCCCACCGCGCCGAGGTTGAGCAGTTCCGGATCCGGCAGTTGAACCTCGTGCGGGAGGTCAGCACGCAGATTGCGAATGTCCTTAATCTGGACGAACTTGCCGCGCGTGTCACTGGATTGATCCAAAAGACCTTTAATTTTTATTATGTGGCCATCTTTACGTTGGAACCGAATTCCAACGCGCTTCGATTCCGTTCCAGTGCCGTTGCATCGCGCAAAGGCAGGCGGAAAGCCTCCATCGCGCTTGAAGTTGAAGTAGGCCAGGGGTTGATCGGGGAGGCGGTACAGCATGGAAACCAGATCGTTTGCGACGATGTCCAGGCCGATTCCCGTTACCGTTTCATTGACAGTTTGCCCGAGACGAAATCCGAGGTCGTTATCCCGCTGAAAATTGAGGATCGTGTACTGGGCGTGTTGGATGTGCAAAGCAACCAGCACGGCGCTTTTCACCCCAATGATCTGTTGATCCTGCACGCGCTTGCGGATAACATTGCCCGCGCAGTGGATGGCGCGCGGTTATACGGCGATCTGCGCCGCCGCGCCGACCAGCTCACACTGGTCTCTGAAGTAAGCAAAAGCGTAACATCCACGCTTGACCTCTCACAGTTGATGCGCGACGCCGCATCCTTGATCCATGAAAAGTTTGGCTATCCATATGTCTCATTGTTCACGGTGCATCCCAACCGCCGCCTGATCGTGTACGAGGCGGGGAGCGGGATGCGCAGTAAAGGCTTGGAGGATTTCTCTATTTCCCTGGATGATGCACAGGGCATCATGCCCTGGGTGGCACGGAATGGGCGGACCGTGCTAGCGAATGACATTACAAAGGATGATCGTTTTGTCCCCTCGCCTCTGCCTCCCAAAAACACCCAATCCGAACTTTGCGTGCCCTTAATCTTTAACGATACTGTGGTCGGTTTGCTGGATATTCAATCCGACAGGTTGAATTCATTTACAGAGCACGACCGCGTCATGTTCGAGGCGGTGGCAGATACGATCGCGGCAGCGATCCGTAACGCGGACTTGTATCGCTCCGAGCAGTGGCGGCGGCAGATATCCGATAGTCTGCGGGAAGTGGCTGGTTTGGTCTCCAGTAATGTAGGCGTTGATGAGGTACTGGAGACGATCCTCTCTGAATTGGACCGCAATCTTCCGATTGATATATCGGCAATCTGGTTATTGCAGGATGGCGAACTCTGTTTATCCGCGGCACATGGCGTGGATGCCGGCCGGCTGGAAAGTGCGTGCATTGTCAATCCGGATGCGACCTATGCCATGGCGGAAGCCTTGATGTCCGATCTTCCCATTATCCGCCGCGCTGACGAACCGATCTGGCCCAGCGGGCTGACGGCGGGATATGAAAGTAATTACTCATCCATTGCCGCGCCTTTGCGTGTGGGAGACCGTCCGCTGGGTGTGTTGACGCTCGCGCACCACACTTCCGGGCGATATGGCCATGAAGCACAGGCCATCACCACCACCTTTGCCAGTTACGCCGCCGTGGCGATTGAGAATGCCCGTCTGTATGATGCCGCGCAGGAACAGGCGTATGCGTCTGCGGCGCTGTTGCAGGTGGCGCAGGCTGTCGTCAGTTTAAGCGATCTCGACGAAATCCTTGCCTCCATTACGCGTATCATGCCGATCCTTGTGGGCGTGAAACGTATTGCCCTGTATCGCTGGGATTCTGAGCGCATGTCCTTTACCGCTTCGCAGGAATACGGTTTTTCGGAGGACGAGGAAGCGCTCATGACCGAAAGAGAATTTCGTGCAGGCGTGTTCCCCCTGCTGGATTTTGTGAGCGAACAAAACCTGTTAATTACGCATCCGCTCAAGCCGAATGCCGCACCAAAGTCCTGGTTGAAGATCAAACCTCAGGTCCAGCTTGATGCGGAGATCGTGAACGCCGACCGTCTCCTGATGGCGGTGCCGTTGTCCATCAAGAATGACCTGTTCGGCGTCATGTTGATCGAAGAGACCGAGAACGGGCGCCGCTTCCGCTCGCGCCGCATCGAGATCATCAACGGCATCGCACAGCAAGCCGCGCTGGCCATTCAGAACGACCTTTTGCAGCAGGAGATGGTGGTGCGCGAACGCCTTGAAACGGAGGTTCAACTTGCCCGCCAAATTCAACAGACCTTCATCCCGGAAACATTGCCGACCCACCCCAAATGGGAGATTGCGGCACGCTGGCGCACGGCCCGTCAGGTGGGCGGGGATTTTTATGATGTGATCGAACTGCCGAATCGCAGGTTTGGAATCTTCATTGCCGATGTTGCGGATAAGGGCATGCCCGCCGCCCTGTTCATGGCGCTCACACGGACGCTGGTGCGCGCTGCTGTCCTTGAAATGGATTCACCCGCCGAGGTAGTACGCCGTGTGAACGACCTGCTTTTGCCCGATACGCAGCAAGGCATGTTCGTGACCGTTGTTTATGGGGAACTGGATTTGGAACAGGGAACCTTTACCTTTGTGAATGCCGGGCACAACCCGCCCTTCTGGGTGAAGTCGAACGGTGAGATCGAAAAACTGACCCGCACAGCGGTTGCACTTGGCGTGATGGAACAACCATATATAAAGGAACGTACGATCTCCCTTGTACAGGGTGAGACACTCCTGCTGTATACCGACGGTCTCACCGAGGCGTTTTCCGCCGAGGGTGAAATGTTCGGCGATGAACGCGTGATGGATGCGCTGAAATCGTCACAGACGGGTTCGATGGAGGACATAATCCGCAGCGTTGAGGAACATCTAAATAAGTTCATCGATGTTGTACCTCTCGGTGATGACTTAACCATGCTGGCCGTACGGATGCTTTGA
- a CDS encoding ATP-binding protein gives MPYSTFPARFEFLDEIRDFVAQAARAGGFSEKVIYSLQLAADEAASNIIEHAYAGVADASLRVSCDMQDDEIVITMHDTGISFDPSRVKQPNLQADLSERQIGGLGVYLMRKLMDDVRYESDSKTGNVLTMTKRRG, from the coding sequence ATGCCATATTCAACATTTCCTGCAAGGTTTGAATTTTTGGACGAAATCCGTGACTTCGTTGCACAGGCTGCCCGCGCGGGCGGTTTCTCCGAGAAGGTAATCTACTCCCTGCAACTTGCTGCAGATGAAGCCGCATCCAATATTATTGAACACGCCTATGCGGGTGTCGCGGATGCGTCCCTGAGGGTTTCGTGCGATATGCAGGATGATGAAATTGTGATTACCATGCACGATACAGGCATATCCTTTGACCCGTCCAGAGTCAAACAGCCAAATTTGCAAGCAGATCTTTCCGAACGCCAGATCGGAGGGCTTGGCGTATATCTCATGCGGAAACTGATGGACGATGTCCGTTACGAATCAGACTCAAAGACAGGCAATGTATTGACGATGACCAAGCGGAGGGGATAA
- a CDS encoding STAS domain-containing protein, whose product MEITTQEFKHCDLFKVNGRVDSATAPGFSKALENATNNGRFKLVVDMSALEYMSSAGFRALLATQRNCKRYNRGELVLVSVPARIREALELAGFTELFKTFDDPLEAVGSF is encoded by the coding sequence ATGGAAATCACAACCCAGGAATTCAAGCATTGCGATTTGTTTAAAGTTAATGGACGCGTAGACAGCGCCACCGCCCCCGGGTTTTCGAAGGCGCTTGAGAATGCCACGAATAACGGACGTTTCAAGCTTGTCGTTGACATGAGTGCGCTTGAGTACATGTCCAGCGCCGGCTTCCGCGCCCTGCTCGCTACGCAGAGAAATTGCAAACGCTATAACCGCGGGGAGCTGGTGCTTGTGAGTGTTCCCGCCCGCATCCGTGAGGCGCTTGAACTGGCTGGTTTCACTGAACTCTTTAAGACCTTCGACGATCCTCTTGAAGCAGTGGGCAGTTTCTAG
- a CDS encoding response regulator, which translates to MMGEPVFVMLVEDNADHAELVIRTLEDHRIANKIQHFSDGQTALDYLLRRGEYQNPETNPRPHMILLDLRLPRVDGLEVLRMIKENEELKNIPVIILTTSEAERDVTRAYENHVNSYLVKPVGYEEFSNLMNDLGFYWLGWNIHPRL; encoded by the coding sequence ATGATGGGCGAACCCGTTTTCGTGATGCTCGTGGAGGATAATGCGGACCATGCCGAATTGGTAATCAGGACACTGGAGGATCACCGCATTGCCAACAAGATCCAGCATTTTTCAGATGGACAAACCGCGTTGGACTACCTTCTCAGACGGGGTGAATATCAAAACCCTGAAACAAATCCCCGCCCGCATATGATCCTTTTGGACCTGCGCCTGCCGCGCGTGGACGGGCTTGAAGTCCTTCGCATGATCAAGGAAAATGAAGAACTCAAAAACATACCTGTCATCATCCTTACCACCTCGGAAGCGGAAAGGGATGTGACACGCGCCTATGAAAACCACGTCAACAGCTATCTAGTAAAACCTGTGGGATATGAAGAATTCAGCAATCTCATGAACGACCTTGGTTTCTACTGGCTGGGCTGGAATATACACCCGCGCCTATAA